Proteins found in one Bacillus subtilis subsp. subtilis str. 168 genomic segment:
- the xylR gene encoding transcriptional regulator (Evidence 2a: Function from experimental evidences in other organisms; PubMedId: 1588910, 1719948, 2544559, 7559331; Product type r: regulator) produces MDIADQTFVKKVNQKLLLKEILKNSPISRAKLSEMTGLNKSTVSSQVNTLMKESMVFEIGQGQSSGGRRPVMLVFNKKAGYSVGIDVGVDYINGILTDLEGTIVLDQYRHLESNSPEITKDILIDMIHHFITQMPQSPYGLIGIGICVPGLIDKDQKIVFTPNSNWRDIDLKSSIQEKYNVPVFIENEANAGAYGEKVFGAAKNHDNIIYVSISTGIGIGVIINNHLYRGVSGFSGEMGHMTIDFNGPKCSCGNRGCWELYASEKALLKSLQTKEKKLSYQDIINLAHLNDIGTLNALQNFGFYLGIGLTNILNTFNPQAVILRNSIIESHPMVLNSMRSEVSSRVYSQLGNSYELLPSSLGQNAPALGMSSIVIDHFLDMITM; encoded by the coding sequence GTGGATATCGCTGATCAAACCTTTGTCAAAAAAGTAAATCAAAAGTTATTATTAAAAGAAATCCTTAAAAATTCACCTATTTCAAGAGCAAAATTATCTGAAATGACTGGATTAAATAAATCAACTGTCTCATCACAGGTAAACACGTTAATGAAAGAAAGTATGGTATTTGAAATAGGTCAAGGACAATCAAGTGGCGGAAGAAGACCTGTCATGCTTGTTTTTAATAAAAAGGCAGGATACTCCGTTGGAATAGATGTTGGTGTGGATTATATTAATGGCATTTTAACAGACCTTGAAGGAACAATCGTTCTTGATCAATACCGCCATTTGGAATCCAATTCTCCAGAAATAACGAAAGACATTTTGATTGATATGATTCATCACTTTATTACGCAAATGCCCCAATCTCCGTACGGGCTTATTGGTATAGGTATTTGCGTGCCTGGACTCATTGATAAAGATCAAAAAATTGTTTTCACTCCGAACTCCAACTGGAGAGATATTGACTTAAAATCTTCGATACAAGAGAAGTACAATGTGCCTGTTTTTATTGAAAATGAGGCAAATGCTGGCGCATATGGAGAAAAAGTATTTGGAGCTGCAAAAAATCACGATAACATTATTTACGTAAGTATCAGCACAGGAATAGGGATCGGTGTTATTATCAACAATCATTTATATAGAGGAGTAAGCGGCTTCTCTGGAGAAATGGGACATATGACAATAGACTTTAATGGTCCTAAATGCAGTTGCGGAAACCGAGGATGCTGGGAATTGTATGCTTCAGAGAAGGCTTTATTAAAATCTCTTCAGACCAAAGAGAAAAAACTGTCCTATCAAGATATCATAAACCTCGCCCATCTGAATGATATCGGAACCTTAAATGCATTACAAAATTTTGGATTCTATTTAGGAATAGGCCTTACCAATATTCTAAATACTTTCAACCCACAAGCCGTAATTTTAAGAAATAGCATAATTGAATCGCATCCTATGGTTTTAAATTCAATGAGAAGTGAAGTATCATCAAGGGTTTATTCCCAATTAGGCAATAGCTATGAATTATTGCCATCTTCCTTAGGACAGAATGCACCGGCATTAGGAATGTCCTCCATTGTGATTGATCATTTTCTGGACATGATTACAATGTAA
- the ynzI gene encoding conserved hypothetical protein; defective phage region (Evidence 4: Unknown function but conserved in other organisms) — protein sequence MDRKKDEIQRKYREQMREKKEREKEDGSSHTFEIVVVLAIIILMFFFNSVFKAF from the coding sequence GTGGATAGGAAAAAGGATGAAATACAAAGAAAATATAGGGAACAAATGAGGGAGAAGAAAGAACGAGAAAAAGAAGATGGCAGTTCACATACTTTTGAAATTGTTGTTGTGCTAGCCATTATCATTTTGATGTTTTTCTTTAATTCAGTTTTCAAGGCTTTTTAG
- the ynaI gene encoding conserved hypothetical protein; defective phage region (Evidence 4: Unknown function but conserved in other organisms), giving the protein MKLYNEFINIAKTFNKELDIIPLLYGSLGLEKVTGLDFSPEDIDLLIPLIFLEEKWEKLKKVMELHGYKMVDLHEHEFKKTNTKIGISYIEDLKPFADVDYNNLEIFEDGGAKYHLLTIDDYLKIYKKSLLDGYRRRKKNHKDQSKINILNKLIRN; this is encoded by the coding sequence ATGAAGTTGTATAATGAATTTATCAATATAGCTAAAACGTTTAATAAAGAGTTAGACATAATTCCATTATTATATGGATCTTTAGGTCTTGAAAAGGTAACTGGGTTAGACTTTTCCCCAGAAGATATTGATCTCCTTATTCCTTTAATTTTTTTAGAGGAAAAGTGGGAAAAACTAAAAAAAGTGATGGAACTGCATGGATACAAAATGGTTGATTTACATGAGCATGAATTTAAGAAAACTAATACAAAAATAGGCATTTCTTACATTGAGGATTTAAAACCATTTGCAGATGTAGACTATAATAACCTAGAGATTTTTGAAGATGGCGGAGCGAAATATCATTTGCTAACGATTGATGATTACCTCAAGATTTATAAAAAGTCTTTATTAGATGGTTATAGAAGAAGGAAGAAGAATCATAAAGACCAAAGTAAAATTAACATATTGAATAAATTAATACGGAATTAA
- the ynaG gene encoding conserved hypothetical protein; defective phage region (Evidence 4: Unknown function but conserved in other organisms) yields the protein MNVKKAAAVFSITIPIISAILIINFFTGFMSIPWQGMPVFFPLLLSPIGIILAFVSIKTNKRCAVYGIVLNAIMFPFPFFWFIGGALLFGV from the coding sequence ATGAATGTTAAAAAAGCTGCAGCTGTTTTTTCAATCACTATTCCAATTATCTCAGCCATCTTAATTATTAATTTTTTTACAGGATTTATGTCAATTCCATGGCAAGGAATGCCGGTGTTTTTTCCATTATTACTTTCTCCTATAGGAATCATTTTAGCGTTCGTTTCAATAAAGACAAATAAACGGTGTGCTGTATATGGGATTGTCTTAAATGCAATTATGTTTCCATTTCCTTTTTTCTGGTTTATCGGAGGGGCTTTGTTATTTGGAGTTTAA
- the xylA gene encoding xylose isomerase (Evidence 1a: Function from experimental evidences in the studied strain; PubMedId: 7663444, 8132469; Product type e: enzyme): MAQSHSSSINYFGSANKVVYEGKDSTNPLAFKYYNPQEVIGGKTLKEHLRFSIAYWHTFTADGTDVFGAATMQRPWDHYKGMDLAKMRVEAAFEMFEKLDAPFFAFHDRDIAPEGSTLKETNQNLDMIMGMIKDYMRNSGVKLLWNTANMFTNPRFVHGAATSCNADVFAYAAAQVKKGLETAKELGAENYVFWGGREGYETLLNTDLKFELDNLARFMHMAVDYAKEIGYTGQFLIEPKPKEPTTHQYDTDAATTIAFLKQYGLDNHFKLNLEANHATLAGHTFEHELRMARVHGLLGSVDANQGHPLLGWDTDEFPTDLYSTTLAMYEILQNGGLGSGGLNFDAKVRRSSFEPDDLIYAHIAGMDAFARGLKVAHKLIEDRVFEDVIQHRYRSFTEGIGLEIIEGRANFHTLEQYALNHKSIKNESGRQEKLKAILNQYILEV, encoded by the coding sequence ATGGCTCAATCTCATTCCAGTTCAATCAACTATTTTGGAAGCGCAAACAAAGTGGTTTACGAAGGGAAAGATTCGACTAATCCTTTAGCATTTAAATATTATAATCCTCAAGAAGTAATCGGCGGAAAAACGCTGAAAGAGCATTTGCGATTTTCTATTGCCTATTGGCATACATTTACTGCTGATGGTACAGACGTTTTTGGAGCAGCTACGATGCAAAGACCATGGGATCACTATAAAGGCATGGATCTAGCGAAGATGAGAGTAGAAGCAGCATTTGAGATGTTTGAAAAACTAGATGCACCATTCTTTGCTTTTCATGACCGGGATATTGCACCAGAAGGCAGTACGCTAAAAGAGACAAACCAAAATTTAGATATGATCATGGGCATGATTAAAGATTACATGAGAAATAGCGGCGTTAAGCTATTATGGAATACAGCAAACATGTTTACGAATCCCCGTTTCGTCCATGGTGCCGCGACTTCTTGCAATGCAGATGTGTTTGCGTATGCTGCAGCACAAGTGAAAAAAGGGTTAGAAACAGCAAAAGAGCTTGGCGCTGAGAACTATGTATTTTGGGGCGGCCGTGAAGGATATGAAACATTGTTAAATACCGATTTAAAATTTGAGCTTGATAATTTGGCTAGATTTATGCATATGGCAGTGGATTATGCGAAGGAAATCGGGTACACAGGGCAGTTTTTGATTGAGCCAAAACCAAAAGAGCCGACCACCCATCAATACGATACAGATGCAGCAACAACCATTGCCTTTTTGAAGCAATATGGCTTAGACAATCATTTTAAATTAAATCTTGAAGCCAATCATGCCACATTAGCCGGGCATACATTCGAACATGAATTACGCATGGCAAGAGTACATGGTCTGCTTGGCTCTGTTGACGCAAACCAGGGTCATCCTCTTTTAGGCTGGGACACGGATGAATTTCCGACGGATTTATATTCTACGACATTAGCAATGTACGAAATCCTGCAAAATGGCGGCCTTGGAAGCGGCGGATTAAACTTTGACGCGAAGGTCAGAAGATCTTCTTTCGAGCCTGATGATCTAATATATGCCCATATTGCAGGGATGGATGCATTTGCAAGAGGATTGAAAGTTGCCCACAAATTAATCGAAGATCGTGTGTTTGAAGATGTGATTCAACATCGTTACCGCAGCTTTACTGAAGGGATTGGTCTTGAAATTATAGAAGGAAGAGCTAATTTCCACACACTTGAGCAATATGCGCTAAATCATAAATCAATTAAAAACGAATCTGGAAGACAGGAGAAATTAAAAGCGATATTGAACCAATACATTTTAGAAGTATAA
- the xynP gene encoding H+-xyloside symporter (Evidence 2a: Function from experimental evidences in other organisms; PubMedId: 15849754, 16684115, 16850406, 17183216, 20406496; Product type t : transporter), producing the protein MLSENVKKISMVEKVGYASGDFACNLIYATVSTYLLFFYTDVFGLSAAAAGTMFLVVRIIDALADPFIGTIVDRTNSRFGRFRPYLLFGAFPFVILAILCFTTPDFSDMGKLIYAYITYVGLSLTYTTINVPYGALTSAMTRNNQEVVSITSVRMLFANLGGLVVAFFVPLLAAYLSDTSGNESLGWQLTMGILGMIGGCLLIFCFKSTKERVTLQKSEEKIKFTDIFEQFRVNRPLVVLSIFFIIIFGVNSISNSVGIYYVTYNLEREDLVKWYGLIGSLPALVILPFIPRLHQFLGKKKLLNYALLLNIIGLLALLFVPPSNVYLILVCRLIAAAGSLTAGGYMWALIPETIEYGEYRTGKRMGGLIYAIIGFFFKFGMALGGVVPGLVLDKFGYVANQAQTPAALMGILITTTIIPVFLLVLALIDINFYNLDEKKYKNMVRELENRDKVYLDHIDDFKA; encoded by the coding sequence ATGCTCAGTGAAAATGTAAAGAAGATTAGCATGGTTGAAAAAGTTGGATATGCGTCTGGAGATTTTGCTTGTAATTTAATTTATGCAACAGTGTCTACGTATCTTTTGTTCTTCTATACAGATGTTTTTGGTTTATCGGCAGCAGCAGCCGGTACTATGTTTTTAGTGGTTAGAATAATCGACGCTCTCGCTGATCCTTTTATCGGAACAATAGTTGACAGAACGAACAGCAGATTTGGACGCTTTAGACCGTATCTTTTATTCGGAGCTTTTCCATTTGTCATACTGGCAATACTCTGTTTTACAACACCAGACTTTTCGGATATGGGGAAATTAATATATGCCTATATAACCTATGTTGGCTTGTCGCTTACATACACAACGATAAACGTTCCATATGGCGCGTTAACTTCTGCAATGACTAGAAATAATCAAGAAGTTGTTAGTATAACTTCTGTTCGCATGTTATTTGCGAATCTTGGGGGACTTGTCGTTGCATTTTTTGTTCCCTTACTGGCTGCTTATTTAAGCGATACTTCCGGCAACGAGTCTCTTGGCTGGCAACTAACCATGGGTATTTTGGGAATGATAGGCGGGTGCCTTTTAATCTTTTGTTTTAAAAGCACAAAAGAGCGGGTCACTCTTCAAAAATCCGAAGAGAAAATTAAATTTACGGATATATTTGAGCAGTTTCGTGTTAATCGTCCACTTGTTGTATTAAGTATTTTCTTTATTATTATTTTTGGAGTGAATTCCATCAGTAATTCGGTTGGCATTTACTACGTAACGTATAACTTAGAAAGAGAGGATTTGGTGAAGTGGTACGGTTTGATAGGAAGTTTACCCGCTTTGGTCATTTTACCGTTTATTCCAAGGCTTCATCAATTTTTGGGGAAAAAGAAATTACTAAACTATGCATTATTACTGAATATTATAGGCCTCTTAGCTTTACTGTTTGTTCCGCCAAGTAATGTTTACCTCATACTTGTCTGTCGATTAATCGCTGCTGCTGGAAGTCTCACTGCCGGGGGATATATGTGGGCGCTTATTCCTGAAACAATTGAATATGGAGAGTACAGGACTGGGAAAAGAATGGGTGGGCTCATTTACGCTATAATCGGATTTTTCTTTAAGTTTGGTATGGCCTTAGGAGGAGTTGTTCCGGGTCTGGTTCTTGATAAGTTTGGATATGTAGCAAATCAGGCACAAACCCCGGCGGCCTTAATGGGGATTTTAATTACAACAACCATTATTCCCGTGTTCTTGCTTGTTCTAGCTTTAATTGATATTAATTTCTATAACTTAGATGAGAAAAAATATAAAAACATGGTTCGAGAATTAGAGAATAGAGACAAAGTTTATTTGGATCATATTGATGATTTCAAGGCTTAA
- the xynB gene encoding xylan beta-1,4-xylosidase (Evidence 1c: Function from experimental evidences in the studied genus; PubMedId: 2440680, 6413490, 7816035, 9286998, 9973552, 16684115, 28066362; Product type e: enzyme), protein MKITNPVLKGFNPDPSICRAGEDYYIAVSTFEWFPGVQIHHSKDLVNWHLVAHPLQRVSQLDMKGNPNSGGVWAPCLSYSDGKFWLIYTDVKVVDGAWKDCHNYLVTCETINGDWSEPIKLNSSGFDASLFHDTDGKKYLLNMLWDHRIDRHSFGGIVIQEYSDKEQKLIGKPKVIFEGTDRKLTEAPHLYHIGNYYYLLTAEGGTRYEHAATIARSANIEGPYEVHPDNPILTSWHDPGNPLQKCGHASIVQTHTDEWYLAHLTGRPIHPDDDSIFQQRGYCPLGRETAIQKLYWKDEWPYVVGGKEGSLEVDAPSIPETIFEATYPEVDEFEDSTLNINFQTLRIPFTNELGSLTQAPNHLRLFGHESLTSTFTQAFVARRWQSLHFEAETAVEFYPENFQQAAGLVNYYNTENWTALQVTHDEELGRILELTICDNFSFSQPLNNKIVIPREVKYVYLRVNIEKDKYYYFYSFNKEDWHKIDIALESKKLSDDYIRGGGFFTGAFVGMQCQDTSGNHIPADFRYFRYKEK, encoded by the coding sequence ATGAAGATTACCAATCCCGTACTTAAAGGATTCAATCCCGATCCAAGTATTTGTAGAGCAGGAGAGGATTATTATATCGCTGTATCTACATTTGAGTGGTTTCCGGGAGTCCAGATACACCACTCAAAAGATTTAGTAAATTGGCACTTAGTTGCACATCCATTACAGAGAGTTTCACAATTAGACATGAAAGGAAACCCAAATTCAGGTGGAGTTTGGGCACCATGTTTAAGCTATAGTGATGGGAAGTTTTGGCTGATCTATACGGATGTTAAGGTAGTAGATGGCGCATGGAAAGATTGTCACAATTATTTAGTTACTTGTGAAACGATTAATGGTGATTGGAGTGAGCCGATTAAATTAAATAGCTCGGGGTTTGATGCTTCTTTGTTCCATGATACGGATGGAAAAAAGTATTTATTAAATATGTTATGGGATCACCGTATTGATCGGCACTCATTTGGAGGAATTGTTATACAGGAATATTCTGATAAAGAGCAAAAATTAATCGGTAAACCAAAAGTTATATTTGAAGGAACTGATAGAAAACTGACAGAAGCTCCGCATCTTTATCATATCGGGAACTATTATTATTTATTAACTGCAGAAGGAGGAACACGGTACGAACATGCTGCTACAATTGCTCGTTCTGCAAATATTGAGGGGCCATATGAAGTTCATCCCGATAATCCAATTTTAACGTCATGGCATGACCCAGGAAATCCATTGCAAAAATGTGGTCATGCATCCATTGTTCAAACACATACAGATGAGTGGTATTTAGCTCATTTAACGGGACGTCCTATTCATCCTGACGATGATTCAATTTTTCAGCAGAGAGGATACTGTCCTTTGGGCAGAGAAACAGCTATTCAAAAACTTTACTGGAAAGATGAATGGCCCTATGTAGTAGGTGGAAAAGAAGGAAGCTTGGAGGTAGATGCACCTTCTATACCCGAAACAATATTTGAAGCAACGTACCCGGAAGTTGATGAATTTGAGGATTCAACATTAAATATAAATTTTCAAACTTTAAGGATTCCATTCACGAATGAATTAGGTTCATTGACTCAAGCGCCAAATCATTTACGATTATTCGGTCATGAATCATTGACCTCGACATTTACTCAGGCATTTGTAGCCAGACGCTGGCAAAGTCTCCATTTTGAAGCCGAAACTGCTGTTGAGTTTTATCCGGAAAATTTTCAACAAGCCGCTGGGTTGGTGAATTACTACAATACAGAGAACTGGACGGCTCTTCAAGTCACGCATGATGAAGAACTTGGGCGCATTCTTGAATTAACAATATGTGACAACTTTTCTTTTTCACAGCCATTAAATAATAAAATTGTTATTCCTCGTGAAGTAAAGTATGTATATTTAAGAGTAAATATTGAAAAGGACAAATATTATTATTTCTATTCTTTTAACAAAGAAGATTGGCACAAAATTGACATTGCACTGGAATCGAAAAAATTATCAGATGATTATATCCGTGGGGGAGGATTCTTCACAGGGGCCTTTGTAGGGATGCAATGCCAAGATACCAGTGGTAATCATATTCCGGCCGACTTTAGATATTTTCGTTATAAAGAAAAATAA